The genome window ATTGGCCCCAAAATGATGGCAAACTTTGTGGTACACAAAAATACAATTTCCTACAATTGGTGTGCTGCCCAGCTAGCACTGTTTGAGATTTTCATCATTAGTGAACTGTTTATTCTATCAGCAATGGCCTATGATCGCTATGTAGCTATCTGCAAACCCCTTCTCTACATGGTCATCATGGAAGAGAAAGTTCTCTGTATGTTGGTACTTGTACCCTATCTCTACAGCACACTTGTGTCGCTAGTTCTTACAGTTAAATTATTTAGACTGTCCTTTGGTGGTTCTAACATCATTCGTTATTTTTACTGTGACTGCGTCCCTCTGCTATCCATGCTCTGTTCTGACACACATGAACTAGAATTGATCATCTTGGTATTTTCAGGCTGTAATTTGCTCTCTTCCCTCTTGATTGTTCTTGTATCCTACATGTTTATTCTTGTGGCCATTCTCAAAATGAAGTCAACTGAGGGCAGGTATAAAGCCTTCTCCACCTGCAGCTCCCATCTGACAGTGGTGGTCGTGTTCTATGGGACACTATTGTTTATTTACTTGCAGCCCAAATCAAACCATACGTTTGATATTGATAAAATGGCCTCTGTGTTTTACACCTTAGTGATCCCTATGCTGAATCCATTGATCTACAGCCtaagaaacaaagaagtaaaagaggCACTGAAGAGAACTTTAACTAATCAGTGTAAAATCCTCTCTTAATATCTTAATATTTAGTTTGCAAATGTAGGTCTTTGTTTACTGTTCTGTCAATCCAATTATAGCATTAAAAGGTAGAAATGTTTCACCAGGCtaacttttcttcttcatttagaTAAAATATTTCCTCTTACACCCCCTCCCCTCATAGTGTTCTTCacttcaattaaataaataaatattgtagcCAGATAATTTAAGTTCCCAGCTATTTTTCAAGGTCAGGTTGGAACTtacattatttagaaataaggCAAATCACACcaaatttttgtttgaatttaaacgtgcagagatttatttttttatctttttaaaaaattttatttattcatttttagagaggagagagaaagggagagagagagagacagagagggaaagagaggagagagagacagagagaaggagctggaagcatcaactcccatatgtgccttgaccaggcaagcccagggtttcgaactggcgacctcagcatttccaggttgacgctttatccactgcgccaccacaggtcaggcaaaacgtgcagagatttaaaaaatgtcttaaatatttgaaatgatgTAACGCTAATAAGAAaattagtaatatatattttatagtagtCACTGTGTATTAAAGATAAAGAAGATTGAGCCATGAAGAATGTGTAGGCAAGACAAGAGGGAAGAAACTAAGTAAATGTGTGATTGATATAATACTATTTCAAGAATCTAGGCTTCTTAACTATTAACAAgacagtagagaaaaaaaaacagtattttcagcAAGGATGCTAAAGAAACTAGATTTCCATCTGCAAAAGAATGGAGTTGGATTCTtaccttacaccattcacagaaataaatttaaagtggattaaagacttacatgtaagaaCTAAAACTAGAAaacccttagaagaaaacagaaagttttCTGACAatggatttggcaatgatttttggATAAGACACCAAATGCAGaggcaacaaataaaaaatagacaaattgtaCTTAATCCAGATAAAACTtgcacatcaaaaaaaaaacaaacacaacattATCGACAAAGAAAAAAGGCAACACACAGAatagggaaaaatatttgcaaattatgtgTTTGATGATAAATTACTACCCAGAATATTTAAAGATGTCCAACAACAAAGTAATAAAGACAaacattctaatttaaaaaatgagtgaagaacttgaatagacatttctctaaagaagatatacaggccctggccggttggctcagcggtagagcatcggcctggcgtgcgggggacccgggttcgattcccggccagggcacataggagaagtgcccatttgcttctccacctccccccctccttcctctctgtctctctcttcccctcccacagccaaggttccattggagcaaagatggcctgggcgctggggatggctccttggcctctgccccaggcgctacagtggctctggtcgcagcagagcgatgccccagaggggcagagcattgccccctggtgggcgtgccgggtggatcccggtcgggcgcatgcgggagtctgtctgactgtctctccccgtttccagcttcaggaaaaaaaaaaaaaagaagatataaagatgGCAATTAGTACaagaaagatgctcaatatcaatAATTATTACAAAAATGCAAAGCAACATCACAATGAGATTCCAGTTCACACCTATTTAGATGTGTtacaaaacaaagtaaacaaaactaATGTTGGCCAGGATGTGAAGGAATTTGAACCcttgtacattgttggtgggaatgtaaaatggtacagctgccGTGAAAagagtatggttgttcctcaaaaacttaaaattagATGTATCATATGATCCAAAATTCAATTTCTGGGCATTTCATCCAAATGAATAAAAAGGATTAGAAAGATATTGTACATTCATATTTATAACAgccttattcacaatagccaagaagtAGAagcatcttatatacctttatgtTTATTGATGGTTGAGTGGATATACATGTACCACAGAATATcattcagtcttaaaaaagaaggaaattctgagagATGATACAAGATGAATTAACCTGTAGGATATTAGGCTAACTGCTATAaaccaggtaaaaaaaaaaaaaagaaaaaacaactactgtgtgattccatttacaaGCTAACTGGACTAGTCAACCTCGTaggaacagaaagtagaatggtggtacACAGAGGTTGAGCCAAGGGGgaatggggagttagtgtttaatggttTAATGAAGacagaatttcagtttgggaagattatAAATTCTGAGATGGATTGTGGTGATGAGTATATAGTAATGTGAATGtagttaatgccactgaactggtatacttaatattgtaaaaattattGTTGTGTTTCCTTTGCCAAAATAAAGAGGTTAACTGCAAATATGTCTGAGAGATAAGGTACTTGTGAGTAAATAGCTGTATGTAAAGAAGCTTGGAAATAATGTGGACTTAAACCTGGAAAGAAATGAGGTACGCAGGGTTTCTCATATTTGGCAAAATTCACAAAATTGAATGGCATTGGGataattttatagtaaatattCTATGACTCATTCAAGATTTAAATATACAAGCATTCAGACAATTAACTGATAACTTCAGAAATCAAGCTCTGCATTCATACTCTTTCTAGAAGCAAAAAGcaaactcttaaaaatatattagtaaaaGTTTGCAAGCAAAGAAAATTCtgtaatccagaaaaaaaaatcacaatacatCATATTTCCTGaaacttttttatttgaaaatttatcatcagCTTCTTTCTTGGCcagaaaaaacattattttattgttttaatcttaATTATTAACATACAACTGTGAAGTGCACGACAATCACTTTGTATTTGGCCATCCTTTGATGGAAATGttgttatttttaggtttttttaaaaaaatttttgccacTATAAACAATGCTGTACTATGTAGCCTTGTGCTTATAACAtgacatagtatttttttatttcttagataaACAATAAGGGTTCTTTTAAATCCTAATAATATGtggttaaataaatgttttacatatatgcATAGTAATTTGAAAAGCAATAAACACAGAATAAAGGCTATACATTGTGACTTTCTTTTCccctaatatttttcttattttacaagaAAGGATAGTAACATTTTCTGACACATAATTTTCATTATGCTATGATACAATTTCAACTTGGCAGTAATAGGTAAGTAATTTCAATAATAGGTCCAGACTGTCATGTCACAAAGGACACTCAAGGGGTGTCTGATTGAACTCCTAGAGGAAGATCTGGTTAAGGAACCAATCCCTGGTGGCATCTTCCCCAAGGATGTAAAACTTGGGGATTCTAGAATCATCTGTGCTTCAGAGCTAGGCTATCGAAGGTTTATAGAGCCCCATAAATTTCTACTGACACAGCCATGTAGAAATTCTCACTGAGACCCTGAAGCAGACTGTCCATTAGAGGTAAGCAGAAAATATTGTCTTATTTTTGTATCCTGGTCTTTGAAAGATCCCAATAGGACATCATATATAATCAAATACTACAATACTTAATGTAAGGTTTGTTCCCAAGATTTATAACTTGATTGAGGAATACAAGGTGTTGAATATGATCCAGCTATTTATGTTTCTAAATCAGAGCTGACATCATTATGTCTCATGTTCTTAAATTATATCACTACTGAGGCAATGAATATTTGCTCACCGAGATTACATatatcatagttttatttttgcagtattagctaaaaagaaaactgtatatTTCACAAGATAACCAATGAAAGAAAACTGGATACACAAATACTCAAACTCTAAATGATACACTTTTTTGAGACTATAAGTATTCATCATtaatttttctcaagaaaatttTCCAATAGATGTGATAACACGCAgacaaatatatagagagaagcatAATATGTTATCAATGAGTATTGATACTAACTTAGATAAGCCATCTATCTGATAGCAAAATGTATCTGCAAATATTTTAGTTGAGAAGGTCTCATAATGAAGGACTTCTATTTGAAGAGAGATGATACATAAACAGGAACGAAACGTAAAGACACTGCAGAATCCCAGATCCTGGATTGATAGGACGGAACTTTTATAGTATTCTCAAGGAGAGAAGGAAACCAGGAGGAGAATGTTCATTTACAAGGTTACTCTGACATCCACTGACCTAAAATGGGATGctcataaataaatttactttctgTATCTTTAACCTcataatattttgataaaagtATTCTAAGTACATAGAAATTATTTCTACATGCACTTTTCTAAGACTATTATTGTTATTCAATAGCCATAAAACATTGGTGTAATAAAGACACAATTCACTTAATTCTCCCAGTTACTCATTAGTATGCATAAAAAGTGTGAAAATGCCCAGAGTATGATCAGAATGACATCAGTAAATGCTGCAAAATTTCAGTCTGTAAGCCTCATTTGACATAGTGTTCCTTTCTGGATCCTGAATGTATGGATCCAGTGCTACAGAGGGTGAGCAGACTTCTTTCAGATAGCATGCCACCTCTCACtcacaaaaaaatgaagtaatatcTCAGAAGAATCAATATAAGTCAGGAACAAAGAGCCAGAAATGAACATTTATCTTCAATGTATTCTTAGTAGATTACTGTGACTATAAAAACGATATGGAACTGatttacaatacattaaaaatgaggCTAAGGCACATCTGAATTATTCTTTGAAAAGCTTAGATTATCTATCTTAATTACTCAAAGAGCTTtaatgttttgatatttttttcagaaaaaagtcATAGGCACATGCTACAggatggtgattacaagagggaaagggtgaGGAAGGTAGACGTGGATAAAGGGTGGATGgacggtgatggagggagacgacttggggtggtgaacacacagttcAGTGTACAGAGGATatatagaattgtgcatctgaaacctacataattttattaaccacggtcactccaataaatctaattaaaaattagCTTTAATGACTACCACTGAATACCTGCTAATCTGAGAGAATCATGACATAAAGACCCAGAAGAAGACAATCATCAATGACAGTTTTAAAGAAAGACTACCTAAGAAGTAGAAGAGGAGAATGAATGCTTAGGCTGTGAAAGCATTTATGGAAATCGGCAAATAATCCACTATGAGGCTTGAAACAGAAAGTTTGGGGATGTATATAATGTTTGTGATTTAAAATGGTTGagtattaaaatgtattattgcaATCTAATATGAAGGCTATAACCAGGAAAGCACCAGATTTCAACAGAAATAGAAGAGGGATATAATTCAGAAGTGTTTGTGTTGGCTGATAGGTGATATGGTGCCTGAGGGAGACAGTGGAGAGAATGAAAGCtgcagagaaaatatttaaaattgtaaacaTAGAAAATGCAAGATAGAAAGATGGGTACTGCAAATATCAAAGGAGacactctgtaaagtatatgattgtctaaagcaggggtagtcaacctttttatacctactgcccacttttgtatctctgttagtagtaaaattttctaaccactcaccggttccacagtaatggtgatttataaagtagggaagtaactttactttataaaatttataaagcagagttacagcaagttaaagcatataataataattacttaccaagtactttatgtcagatttttactaagtttggcagaataaatctttataaaacaacttactatagttcaatctatctttttatttatactttggttgttccgctacctcccaccatgaaagctggaacgcccactagtgggcggtagaaaccaggttgactaccactggtctaaagcaaTAAGCCATACACATGAAACcaatatgaaataatattaaaagcaacctGCCTTTGAAAATAAAAGGAGCATGGAAGGGAACACAGAAGCAATATCCGGCAGTGTAGTGTTTGgttataaaaagaaagctaaactCTCAGAGAGTCTATTCCTGCATGGAAAAGGATGGATTGATCAAGGAATATATAAGGAATTTTAGTTACAAATTTTGGAAAAAAGATcttgaaataaatggaaaaatatggcATCATCATTTAATTGATGTTTCTTAAGTATCTGCAAGCCCCCCGCACACACACAGGTGCTCCAAATGTAAACATTAGCTTGCTTGACTCATCAGTATATAAAGTTTACTTTGTCCCAAATATCTTTGGATCACTTCATCTTAAACCATAGCttctaaaatgcaaaaaaataaaataaaataaaaaaatgaaagaaagaaaaataaataaataaataaataaatttttggcaAAAAAGTCACAAAATTCTTTTCTGTTCTATACCCCTGATTCTGTCATTTTCTAATATCTTCCTTTTACAACTTATAATATGAATTATtttggaaatatcttttttttttttttttttggtctagatttttttttttttataatttgatttttttaatggggtgacatcaataaatcaggatacatatattcaaagataacaagtccagggtatcttgtcgttcaattatgttgcatacacaccacccaaagtcagattgtcctccgtcaccctctatcttgttctctctgtgcccctccccctccccctttccctctcccattccccctcccccgcgtaaccaccacactcttatcaatatctcttagtttcactattatgtcccacctacgtatggaataatacagttcctgtttttttctgatttacttatttcgcttcgtatcatgttatcaagatcccaccattttgctgtaaatgttccgatgtcatcatttcttatggctgagtagtattccatagtgtatatgtgccacatcttctttatccagtcatctattgacgggctttttggttgtttccatgtcctggccactgtgaacaatgctgcaataaacatggggctgcatgtgctttacgtatcaatgtttctgagttttggggatatatacccagtagaggaattgctgggtcataaggtagttctattttcagttttttgaggaaccaccatactttcttccataatggttgtactactttacattcccaccaacagtggatgagggttcctttttctccacagcctctccaacatttgctattacctgacttgctaataacagctaatcgaacaggtgtgaggtggtatctcattgccgttttgatttgcatttctctaatagctaaagaagatgagcatcttttcatatatctgttggccatttgtatttcttcctgggagaagtgtctattcatatcctcttcccatttttttattggattgtttgtttgttgttgagttttatgagttctttgtatattttggatattaagcccttatctgagctgttgtttgaaaatatcatttcccatttagttggctttctgtttattttgttatcagtttctcttgctgagcaaaaacttcttagtctgatgtagtcccattcattaatttttgccttcacttctcttgcctgtggagtcaaattcataaaatgctctttaaaacccaggtccatgagttgagtacctatgtcttcttctatgtacttaattgtttcaggtcttatgtttagatctttgatccattttgagttaatttttgtacagggggagagactgtagtccagtttcattcttttgcatgtggctttccagttttcccagcaccatttattgaagaggctttcttttctccattgtgtgttgttggcccctttatcaaaaattatttgactatatatatgtggttttatttctggactttctattctgttccattggtctgagtgtctatttttctgccaataccatgctgttttgattgtcgtggccctataatagagtttgaagtcaggtattgttatgcccccagcttcattctttttctttaggattgctttggctattcggggttttttatagttccatataaatctgatgattttttgctctatttctttaaaaaatgtcattggaagtttgatgggaattgcattaaatttgtatattgctttgggtaatatagccatcttgattatatttattcttcctagccaagaacaaggtatattcttccatctcattatatctttttcgatttcccttaacaatggtttatagttttcattatataagtcctttacattctttgttatgtttattcctaagtattttattttttttgttgcaatcgtgaaggggattattgttttgagttcgttctcagttgtttcattgttggcatatagaaaggctattgacttctgtatgttaattttgtatcctgcgaccttactgtattggcttattgtttctagtagtctttttgtggattctttggggttttcgatgtataggatcatatcatctgcaaaaagtgatacctttacttcttcttttccgatatggatgccttttatttctttgtcttgtctgattgctctggctagaacctctagtaccacattaaataagagtggagagagtggacaaccctgtcttgttcctgatttaagggggaaagccttcagtttagtgccatttaatatgatgttagctgatggtttatcatatatggcctttatcatgttgagatattttccttctatacccattttgttgagagtcttaaacataaaattgtgttgtattttatcgaaagccttttctgcgtctattgataagatcatgtggtttttgttctttgttttgttgatatagtgtattacattaagcgttttacgtatgttgaaccatccttgagattctgggatgaatcctacttgatcatgatgtattattttttaatatgttgttgtattcgatttgctagtattttgtttagtattttagcatctgtattcattagagatattggtctgtagttttctttttttgtgccatccttgcctggttttggtatgagggttatgttggcctcataaaatgtgtttggaagtattgcttcttcttcaattttttggaagactttgagtagaataggaaccaagtcttctttgaatgtttgataaaatttgctggtatagccgtcagggcctggacttttatttttggggaggtttttaatggttttttctatttcttctctactgataggtctgtttaggctttctgcttcttcttgactcagtctaggaaggttgtatttttctaggaatttatccatttcttctaggttgttgaatttagtggcataaagtttttcatagtattctacaata of Saccopteryx bilineata isolate mSacBil1 chromosome 1, mSacBil1_pri_phased_curated, whole genome shotgun sequence contains these proteins:
- the OR8K1 gene encoding olfactory receptor 8K1 isoform X2, with amino-acid sequence MEKCNHTAMTMVTEFILMGITDNPGLQPPLFGIFLIIYLVTVTGNLGMVILTNLDSKLHTPMYFFLRHLSITDLGYSTVIGPKMMANFVVHKNTISYNWCAAQLALFEIFIISELFILSAMAYDRYVAICKPLLYMVIMEEKVLCMLVLVPYLYSTLVSLVLTVKLFRLSFGGSNIIRYFYCDCVPLLSMLCSDTHELELIILVFSGCNLLSSLLIVLVSYMFILVAILKMKSTEGRYKAFSTCSSHLTVVVVFYGTLLFIYLQPKSNHTFDIDKMASVFYTLVIPMLNPLIYSLRNKEVKEATHRIGKNICKLCV
- the OR8K1 gene encoding olfactory receptor 8K1 isoform X1, which translates into the protein MEKCNHTAMTMVTEFILMGITDNPGLQPPLFGIFLIIYLVTVTGNLGMVILTNLDSKLHTPMYFFLRHLSITDLGYSTVIGPKMMANFVVHKNTISYNWCAAQLALFEIFIISELFILSAMAYDRYVAICKPLLYMVIMEEKVLCMLVLVPYLYSTLVSLVLTVKLFRLSFGGSNIIRYFYCDCVPLLSMLCSDTHELELIILVFSGCNLLSSLLIVLVSYMFILVAILKMKSTEGRYKAFSTCSSHLTVVVVFYGTLLFIYLQPKSNHTFDIDKMASVFYTLVIPMLNPLIYSLRNKEVKEALKRTLTNQCKILS